The following proteins are encoded in a genomic region of Carboxydothermus pertinax:
- a CDS encoding ASKHA domain-containing protein produces MKKFSIKIYPENVELQAEENATLKDVFIENGIKFDFPCGGVGKCKKCKVKILKNNGLEEEVLACQTKVESDLVINLQQREQKHHILNEGVNRQIELKPLVRKIYVELPKPTLEDNRPDWTRLKETLGRADLKTKVNLLQELPEKLRESDFKATIVLTEDEVLAVEPGDTTDRLLGMAFDIGTTTVVGYLLDLNTGKELAHVSALNPQTKYGADVISRITFASQEKDGLEKLHQEIINEINNLVAKATEQAGHTPQDIYAITIAGNTTMHHLFLKIPPENLAKAPYVPVVKEPIRADAGELKININPAGKVFVLSNIAGFVGADTVAAALVAEMDQKEKLTLLIDIGTNGEMVLGTGEKLFACSAAAGPAFEGAQIACGMRGAEGAIDHLTIGEELFYSVIGEVEPLGICGSGLLDIVAELLNIGIIDENGRLLPPEKISDPIGQRYRERIIEINGIRAFVVANGPRGEKIYITQKDIRELQLAKGAIAAGIEILLKEYGADVKDIEEVQLAGAFGNYLKPRSACRTGLIPRELEAKIKGIGNAAGAGAKLALLSEKEFQRAVSLGQKIKYIELSARSDFTAIFAHRLRF; encoded by the coding sequence ATGAAAAAATTTTCTATTAAAATTTATCCAGAGAATGTTGAGCTACAAGCGGAAGAAAATGCTACGCTAAAAGATGTTTTTATTGAAAATGGTATAAAGTTTGATTTTCCCTGTGGCGGAGTGGGGAAATGTAAAAAATGCAAGGTAAAAATTTTAAAGAATAACGGTTTGGAAGAAGAGGTTTTGGCCTGTCAAACAAAGGTAGAAAGTGACTTAGTAATTAACCTTCAACAGCGGGAACAAAAACACCATATTTTAAACGAAGGGGTTAACCGGCAAATTGAGTTAAAGCCTCTGGTAAGGAAAATTTACGTGGAATTACCTAAACCCACATTAGAAGATAATCGCCCTGACTGGACCCGCCTCAAAGAGACCCTGGGTAGAGCAGATTTAAAAACCAAGGTTAATTTGCTGCAAGAGCTACCGGAAAAGCTTCGGGAAAGCGACTTTAAAGCTACTATTGTCTTAACCGAGGATGAAGTTTTAGCGGTGGAGCCCGGGGATACAACGGATAGATTGCTGGGGATGGCTTTTGATATTGGTACTACAACTGTAGTGGGATATCTTTTGGATTTAAATACGGGTAAGGAGTTAGCCCATGTTTCCGCTCTAAACCCGCAAACCAAATACGGCGCGGATGTTATTTCGCGGATTACTTTTGCATCACAGGAAAAAGATGGTTTAGAAAAATTACACCAGGAAATTATTAATGAAATTAATAATTTAGTAGCAAAAGCTACAGAGCAAGCTGGACATACCCCACAAGATATCTATGCCATTACTATTGCGGGAAATACCACCATGCATCATTTGTTTTTAAAAATACCTCCGGAAAATTTAGCAAAAGCTCCCTATGTGCCGGTGGTAAAGGAACCGATTAGGGCCGACGCAGGGGAGTTAAAAATTAATATTAATCCGGCAGGAAAGGTATTTGTACTCTCCAATATTGCCGGGTTTGTTGGAGCTGATACGGTGGCAGCGGCCCTTGTCGCTGAGATGGATCAAAAAGAGAAACTTACTCTCTTAATAGATATCGGAACCAACGGTGAAATGGTTTTAGGAACCGGTGAAAAGCTCTTTGCCTGTTCTGCAGCAGCAGGACCTGCCTTTGAAGGTGCCCAGATTGCCTGCGGAATGCGGGGAGCAGAAGGGGCTATTGATCATCTGACGATAGGTGAAGAATTATTTTATAGCGTAATAGGGGAGGTAGAGCCCCTGGGCATTTGCGGTTCTGGACTTTTAGACATAGTAGCGGAGCTTCTTAATATTGGGATTATTGACGAAAATGGTCGACTATTACCGCCGGAGAAAATAAGCGATCCCATCGGGCAAAGATACCGGGAACGAATTATTGAAATTAATGGAATACGTGCTTTTGTGGTTGCAAATGGACCACGGGGAGAAAAAATTTACATTACCCAGAAAGACATTCGGGAGCTTCAATTAGCCAAGGGAGCAATAGCGGCAGGAATTGAAATATTGCTAAAGGAGTATGGTGCCGATGTAAAAGATATTGAAGAGGTACAGCTTGCCGGAGCATTTGGCAACTATTTAAAACCACGGAGTGCCTGCCGTACAGGGCTAATTCCCCGAGAATTAGAGGCGAAAATTAAGGGAATAGGTAATGCTGCTGGTGCGGGGGCAAAGCTTGCCCTGTTGTCGGAAAAAGAGTTTCAGCGGGCGGTTTCCCTGGGACAAAAAATTAAATATATTGAGCTTAGTGCTCGCAGTGATTTTACAGCGATTTTTGCGCACAGGTTAAGATTTTAG
- a CDS encoding dihydropteroate synthase has product MLIIGEKLNSSIPKVREAIHNKDKAFIQDLAIKQVEAGADYLDVNTALEDEVNDMEWMIKAIKEVVDVPICIDSTNPEAVKKALELTEGKAMINSINMESARIRDILPIVIDSGCPVIALTIDDNGIPKTVEDRMRILDRMVEILQKHNYDLDKVYVDPLVLPVATDTNNAVIFFESLTQIKEKYGLKTVSGLSNVSHSLPKRKIINRHFLTVCISRGMDAAILDPLDKKIITAILTTELLMGKDRFARKYLKAHREGILEE; this is encoded by the coding sequence ATGCTGATTATCGGAGAAAAATTAAACAGCAGTATTCCCAAGGTTAGAGAAGCCATTCATAATAAAGATAAAGCTTTTATACAGGATTTAGCAATAAAACAGGTGGAAGCGGGAGCTGATTATCTTGATGTTAACACAGCCTTAGAAGATGAAGTAAACGACATGGAATGGATGATTAAAGCAATTAAAGAAGTAGTGGATGTTCCTATATGCATTGACAGTACCAATCCGGAAGCGGTAAAAAAAGCACTGGAACTAACTGAAGGGAAAGCAATGATAAACTCCATCAATATGGAATCGGCACGAATCCGGGACATTTTGCCGATAGTAATTGATTCCGGTTGTCCGGTAATTGCCTTAACCATTGATGATAACGGGATTCCTAAAACTGTTGAAGATAGGATGAGGATTTTAGACCGGATGGTAGAAATCTTGCAAAAGCATAATTATGATTTAGACAAAGTTTATGTTGATCCCCTGGTACTGCCGGTAGCTACCGATACCAATAATGCAGTAATCTTTTTTGAAAGCTTAACCCAAATTAAAGAAAAATACGGTTTAAAAACCGTATCCGGTTTAAGTAATGTTTCCCACTCCTTGCCCAAGCGGAAAATAATTAACCGGCACTTTCTAACGGTTTGTATCAGCCGGGGGATGGATGCCGCAATCTTAGACCCGCTGGATAAGAAAATAATTACTGCTATCTTAACAACTGAACTTTTAATGGGTAAAGATAGGTTTGCCCGGAAATATTTAAAAGCCCACCGGGAAGGAATTCTGGAGGAGTAA
- a CDS encoding cobalamin B12-binding domain-containing protein: protein MVTLQDELAQAVVDLDQDKVVELVRTRLESGVPALKIVATLQEGMTEVGRLFETGEYYLSELIMAGEILKEVMADLEPHLAGGAGEYRGNIVIGTVRGDVHDLGKNIVVMLLKGAGFNVIDLGVDVPKEKFVEAIKEYNAPLVGMSVLLTAALESMKETVAAVKAAGLGTKVIIGGPFMDEKVKEYCGADFYTTNASDGVRAAKEVFRRN from the coding sequence ATGGTAACTTTACAAGATGAACTGGCTCAAGCGGTGGTTGACCTCGATCAGGATAAAGTTGTGGAGTTAGTAAGAACGCGATTGGAATCTGGAGTGCCGGCCTTAAAAATTGTTGCAACCCTGCAAGAAGGGATGACCGAAGTAGGAAGACTTTTTGAAACCGGAGAGTATTATTTAAGTGAACTCATCATGGCCGGGGAAATCCTGAAAGAAGTTATGGCTGATTTGGAGCCTCACTTAGCGGGTGGAGCTGGTGAATACCGGGGTAATATAGTAATTGGTACCGTAAGAGGGGACGTGCATGATTTAGGGAAAAATATTGTTGTTATGCTTTTAAAAGGAGCAGGATTTAACGTAATTGACCTCGGAGTGGATGTACCGAAGGAGAAGTTTGTGGAAGCAATTAAAGAATATAATGCGCCGTTGGTAGGAATGAGTGTGCTTCTTACTGCAGCTTTGGAATCAATGAAAGAAACGGTAGCGGCAGTGAAAGCAGCCGGATTAGGTACGAAAGTAATCATTGGCGGACCGTTTATGGATGAAAAGGTAAAAGAGTACTGCGGTGCTGACTTTTATACGACCAATGCCAGTGATGGGGTAAGAGCAGCGAAGGAGGTATTTAGGAGAAATTAG
- a CDS encoding uroporphyrinogen decarboxylase family protein, translating to MSTDKLKLYEERKTRYLKALDCGKPDRVPVVITGAEFIIKFAGFTLQDIYYDPEVNYFKAMDAFLQRFDVDAHFGAPMLWWGGLHDAVGAVYLKFAGRELDVNTQFQYIEGEYMLPEDYDAFIENPTEWILTTFLPRIHKEFTEPGSYRANIALIKGAIARAMELEVLAQAAEKWAKEYGSFTAITGLSKAPFDTLGDTLRGLKGIMMDIRRIPEKVKAAMEVLVPHNIYYGLATAGGDTEFPVFIPLHRGAFPFLNPKQWDEFYWPTLKRVIEGLWERGKRTLFYAEGDWTPYLEKIAELPDKSIVFHVDRTDMDKAKKILGGRFCLKGNVPNSLLSIGKPEEVKDYVKRLIDTYAADGGFIVDSAAVLQADSNPRNVEAMIEAVYLYGKY from the coding sequence ATGAGCACTGACAAATTGAAACTCTATGAAGAACGGAAAACAAGATATCTTAAAGCGCTTGATTGTGGAAAGCCAGATAGAGTGCCGGTAGTTATAACAGGTGCGGAGTTTATAATTAAGTTTGCTGGATTTACTTTACAAGACATTTATTACGATCCTGAAGTCAATTATTTTAAAGCAATGGATGCATTTTTACAAAGGTTTGATGTTGATGCCCATTTTGGAGCGCCCATGCTTTGGTGGGGCGGTTTGCATGATGCAGTTGGAGCGGTTTATTTAAAATTTGCGGGCAGAGAATTGGATGTTAACACCCAGTTTCAATATATAGAAGGAGAGTATATGCTTCCCGAGGATTATGATGCGTTTATTGAGAACCCAACAGAGTGGATATTAACAACTTTTTTACCAAGAATTCACAAAGAATTTACTGAGCCGGGGTCTTATCGAGCAAACATAGCATTAATTAAAGGTGCGATTGCAAGGGCTATGGAACTTGAAGTGCTTGCTCAAGCGGCGGAAAAATGGGCTAAAGAATACGGCTCCTTCACTGCAATTACCGGGCTTTCCAAAGCACCCTTTGACACCTTGGGCGATACTTTACGGGGATTAAAGGGAATCATGATGGATATTAGAAGGATACCTGAAAAAGTTAAAGCGGCAATGGAAGTACTGGTTCCTCATAATATATATTACGGCTTGGCAACGGCCGGTGGTGATACGGAGTTTCCCGTATTTATCCCGTTGCACCGGGGGGCGTTTCCCTTTTTAAATCCCAAACAATGGGATGAATTTTATTGGCCGACTTTAAAGAGAGTTATTGAAGGTTTATGGGAAAGAGGTAAGAGAACCCTCTTTTATGCCGAAGGTGATTGGACTCCTTATTTAGAGAAGATTGCCGAACTTCCGGATAAAAGTATTGTCTTTCATGTAGATCGAACGGATATGGATAAAGCAAAGAAAATTCTCGGTGGTCGTTTCTGCCTTAAAGGAAACGTTCCCAATTCGCTGTTGTCTATAGGGAAACCGGAAGAGGTAAAAGATTATGTCAAACGTTTAATAGATACCTACGCGGCTGATGGTGGTTTTATTGTTGATTCGGCAGCGGTACTTCAGGCGGATTCGAACCCAAGAAATGTTGAGGCAATGATAGAAGCAGTGTACTTGTATGGAAAATATTAA
- a CDS encoding cobalamin B12-binding domain-containing protein has product MDNELINAVAELDEEKTLFLVKERIKAGAKPLEIVEDCRRGVEIVGRRYNDGTYYLSDLIMSEEILRGVMEILKPYFPPKNPSQGTKIIMGTIEGDIHDLGKNIVIYLLQSAGFEVIDLGVDVEPKVFVENIVKTGAKIVGISVLLTFSISSVKKTVDLIKKAGLRDKVKIIIGGYPVNEKILEYTGADYFENDVVKAVELIKRIAEGKL; this is encoded by the coding sequence ATGGATAATGAGTTAATTAATGCTGTGGCGGAGCTTGATGAAGAAAAAACTTTGTTTTTGGTTAAAGAGAGAATAAAAGCGGGAGCAAAGCCCTTAGAGATTGTGGAGGATTGCCGCCGGGGGGTAGAAATTGTAGGGCGGCGCTATAACGATGGTACCTATTATCTTTCGGATTTAATAATGTCCGAGGAAATATTGCGTGGGGTAATGGAAATTCTAAAGCCGTATTTTCCCCCAAAAAATCCAAGTCAAGGAACTAAGATCATAATGGGTACCATAGAAGGTGATATTCATGATCTGGGGAAAAACATTGTGATTTACCTTTTGCAGTCTGCGGGCTTTGAAGTAATTGATTTGGGTGTCGATGTGGAGCCTAAAGTTTTTGTAGAAAATATAGTTAAGACTGGGGCAAAAATTGTTGGGATTTCAGTACTCCTTACCTTTTCTATTAGTTCGGTAAAGAAGACGGTGGATTTAATTAAAAAAGCAGGTTTGAGGGATAAGGTTAAAATTATTATTGGCGGTTATCCGGTAAATGAGAAAATTTTAGAGTATACCGGGGCGGACTATTTTGAAAATGATGTGGTTAAGGCAGTGGAGTTAATTAAGAGAATTGCTGAGGGGAAATTATAA
- a CDS encoding GntR family transcriptional regulator: protein MKINFAGDNNQIDKNSVIPVYYQLARIIERDIFEGRLKPGDAIPPENELVRRYGISRMTVRRAIAELINSGLVYTQKGKGTFVAKPQLENMVFELGDFHEEIKKRGMKPGIKLLGTKIVRADELLAKKLEIPLNTTCLYLRLLISANDAPLIYENKYIVYSKKKPILEFELKDPSLANFTNLVATHGESFPVMSKMVLHASIVTEEEAEILGVKLNTPVFIVEQTLYDNNKKPIGWGKSVFRGDRFKFTSFIGWTKYGE, encoded by the coding sequence ATGAAAATAAACTTTGCAGGAGATAATAACCAAATAGATAAAAATTCTGTTATACCAGTGTACTACCAGCTGGCGCGGATAATTGAAAGGGATATCTTTGAAGGTCGTTTAAAGCCTGGAGATGCGATACCGCCGGAGAATGAGCTGGTGCGCCGTTATGGCATTAGCCGGATGACGGTACGAAGGGCGATTGCAGAGCTTATTAATTCCGGACTCGTTTACACACAGAAAGGTAAGGGCACATTTGTTGCTAAACCCCAACTGGAAAATATGGTGTTTGAACTGGGGGATTTTCACGAGGAAATCAAAAAGCGGGGGATGAAACCCGGGATTAAACTTTTAGGGACCAAAATTGTCCGGGCAGATGAGCTTCTGGCAAAGAAACTTGAAATACCGCTGAATACTACCTGCCTTTATTTACGTCTTCTTATCTCCGCAAACGATGCTCCACTTATTTACGAAAACAAGTATATTGTCTATTCCAAGAAAAAGCCTATCTTGGAATTTGAATTAAAAGACCCGTCTTTGGCTAACTTTACAAATTTAGTAGCTACTCACGGTGAGAGTTTTCCGGTAATGAGTAAAATGGTACTCCATGCTTCGATTGTTACGGAAGAAGAAGCAGAAATTTTAGGAGTTAAATTAAATACACCGGTGTTTATAGTAGAGCAAACTTTATACGATAATAATAAAAAGCCGATTGGCTGGGGTAAGTCGGTGTTTCGTGGGGACCGCTTTAAATTTACCAGTTTTATTGGCTGGACGAAATACGGGGAATAA
- a CDS encoding DUF1638 domain-containing protein yields the protein MNIIIACQTLRDEVEKALKDTGIKYPVLWIDSGLHNFPDKLRAKLQEQIDRISNIENLILVFGNCGNALNGIRATSGRLVLPKIDDCISLLLGSVQKRMEISREAHSYFLTRGWLVHESNIIKEHKRCLEKYGEVRGQKIFKAILAHYRKVILLDTNAYSLNEIEANVKSFAGNVGLDFQVVPGTLSYLKKLFTGPWDEDFIVVERGEKITFEMFGFINQNFLQISG from the coding sequence ATGAATATCATTATTGCCTGCCAAACCCTCCGGGATGAAGTGGAAAAAGCTTTAAAAGATACAGGGATAAAGTATCCGGTGCTTTGGATTGACTCGGGGCTTCACAATTTTCCTGATAAACTTAGAGCAAAACTTCAAGAGCAGATTGACCGAATTTCAAACATTGAAAACCTTATTCTTGTTTTTGGCAATTGCGGGAATGCCTTAAATGGCATTAGAGCTACCTCGGGAAGGCTGGTACTGCCCAAAATTGACGACTGCATTTCTCTACTTTTGGGTTCGGTGCAAAAAAGGATGGAGATATCCCGGGAAGCCCACAGCTACTTTCTTACCCGGGGCTGGCTTGTTCATGAAAGTAACATTATAAAAGAGCACAAGCGCTGTTTGGAAAAGTATGGGGAAGTGCGGGGACAAAAAATTTTTAAGGCAATTTTAGCTCATTACCGAAAGGTTATTTTACTGGATACCAATGCTTATTCCTTAAACGAAATCGAGGCTAACGTTAAAAGTTTTGCAGGAAATGTGGGTCTTGACTTCCAGGTAGTACCTGGGACACTTTCGTATTTAAAAAAGCTTTTTACCGGACCCTGGGATGAAGATTTTATTGTGGTTGAACGGGGAGAAAAAATTACCTTTGAAATGTTTGGTTTTATAAATCAAAATTTTTTGCAAATTTCCGGTTGA
- the hepT gene encoding type VII toxin-antitoxin system HepT family RNase toxin: MDEKLLTQIRFLKKYLTLLKEIAQKSKQEYLADSIYRGAAERYLQLAIECCINIGNRIISLEQFKYDLTPPETYAEVFEKLQKIGLIGENLGNKLKKMAQFRNKLVHIYWEIDDTLVYDILQKNLMDIEEFLRIVLKYIQK, encoded by the coding sequence TTGGATGAGAAGTTACTAACCCAGATAAGGTTTTTAAAGAAATATCTTACCTTATTAAAGGAAATAGCTCAAAAGAGTAAACAGGAATATTTAGCTGACTCTATCTATCGAGGGGCAGCCGAAAGATATTTACAGCTTGCCATTGAATGCTGTATCAATATTGGCAATAGAATTATTTCCCTCGAACAGTTTAAATATGATTTAACTCCTCCGGAAACTTATGCCGAGGTATTTGAAAAGCTGCAAAAAATCGGCCTAATCGGGGAAAACTTAGGTAATAAATTAAAAAAGATGGCTCAGTTTCGGAATAAGCTTGTTCATATATATTGGGAAATTGATGATACTTTGGTTTATGATATTCTGCAGAAGAATTTAATGGATATCGAAGAATTTTTAAGAATTGTTTTAAAGTATATACAGAAGTAG
- the mntA gene encoding type VII toxin-antitoxin system MntA family adenylyltransferase antitoxin: MIKYKKVDFKKVNKVFPDINNVFARYGSKIVVAYVFGSYRRGEIRPLSDIDLAVLLDRNLSKTERLEIQIELLDDLIEFLGTEEIDLIILNDVPLSMQYGVLKDKKILYYSDKEKLVDFETEVVKRYLDIKPLRDEFNREFIKKVGDYLG, encoded by the coding sequence ATGATTAAGTATAAAAAAGTTGATTTTAAAAAAGTAAATAAAGTTTTCCCGGATATTAATAATGTCTTTGCCAGGTATGGCTCTAAAATTGTAGTAGCTTATGTTTTTGGCTCGTATAGGCGGGGAGAGATTAGGCCTTTAAGCGATATTGATCTGGCAGTACTGCTGGATAGAAATCTTTCTAAGACTGAACGGTTGGAAATACAAATCGAACTTTTAGATGATTTAATTGAATTTCTTGGGACGGAGGAGATCGATTTAATTATTTTAAATGATGTTCCGCTCAGTATGCAGTACGGGGTTTTAAAAGATAAAAAGATTTTGTACTATTCCGATAAAGAAAAATTAGTGGATTTTGAAACGGAGGTAGTTAAAAGGTATTTGGATATAAAACCGCTACGGGATGAATTTAACCGGGAGTTTATTAAAAAAGTAGGTGACTATCTTGGATGA
- a CDS encoding Fic family protein gives MFQEIDRKKAIVDRYRPLPREIALNLKKYFDLELTYNSNAIEGNTLTLTETKVILEDGLTVGHGKTLKEHLEVINHKEALDYIEDIVNRNLDINETIIKQLHYIILKTIDNKNAGKYRNINVLISGSRYRPPEHYLVQEKMEELIKWYQENKNNLHPIILAAKFHHKFTFIHPFVDGNGRCARLLMNLILLRHGYPPAVIKLEERKEYMEALEKASTENDLSDFINIVAKAVERSLDIYLYALGVKEN, from the coding sequence ATGTTTCAAGAAATAGATAGAAAAAAAGCAATAGTGGACCGTTATCGACCCCTTCCCCGGGAAATTGCTTTAAATTTAAAAAAATATTTTGATCTGGAATTAACCTACAACTCCAACGCTATTGAAGGTAACACCTTAACCTTAACCGAAACCAAAGTAATATTAGAGGATGGACTTACCGTAGGTCACGGGAAAACTTTAAAGGAACATTTAGAGGTAATAAACCATAAAGAAGCTCTTGATTATATAGAGGACATTGTTAATAGAAACCTTGATATTAATGAAACAATTATTAAACAGCTCCATTACATTATCCTGAAGACCATAGACAATAAAAATGCCGGCAAATACCGAAATATAAACGTCCTAATCAGCGGAAGTCGCTATCGACCACCGGAGCATTATCTGGTTCAGGAAAAGATGGAAGAATTAATAAAGTGGTACCAGGAAAACAAGAATAACTTGCATCCAATAATCTTAGCAGCAAAATTTCACCACAAATTTACTTTTATCCATCCTTTTGTCGACGGCAACGGTCGCTGTGCCAGGCTTCTTATGAATTTAATTTTATTAAGGCACGGCTATCCCCCGGCCGTAATAAAGCTTGAAGAACGAAAAGAGTATATGGAAGCTCTGGAAAAAGCCAGTACTGAAAACGACCTTTCAGACTTTATAAATATCGTAGCTAAAGCGGTGGAGAGAAGTTTAGACATTTACTTATATGCGTTAGGAGTAAAAGAAAACTAA
- a CDS encoding sodium-dependent transporter codes for MEGKKRETFSSSLAVFFATLGSAIGLGNIWRFPYITGMNGGGGFLLIYFLCILFVGIPIMISEFYIGRKTRSNAVGAFRKLNHSNFKFIGLMGVGASFLIMFFYSSVAGWVYSYVFKSIIGEFNNITVEKSKELFNLTISHPFYPILWQFVVLLVVAIILIFGVKKGIERVTKTLMPVLFLLILIIDIRALTLDGAREGVNFLINVDFSKITRDSILIALGLAFFKLSIGMGTMITYGSYFTRENNMPATAAKVAFSDTLVSLLAGLAIFPVVFTFNMEPAAGPGLLFITIPLVFTKLPLGTVLLTLFFILTSIAATTAMISMVEVPVAYFAEEKGMERKKAVLLTTAIIFVFGVFATLSMGGSPVISNFKLFGKNIFDLFDYVSSNILLPLGGLFIAIFVGYFVKKEDLYQELGNFGLINNQRIIDVFYLIVRYVTPILVIVIFLNSLGLLG; via the coding sequence ATGGAAGGGAAAAAACGGGAAACTTTTTCTTCAAGCCTTGCGGTCTTTTTTGCAACATTGGGTTCCGCCATAGGCCTTGGGAACATCTGGAGATTTCCCTACATTACCGGCATGAACGGTGGCGGCGGCTTTCTTTTAATCTACTTTTTATGTATTTTGTTTGTGGGTATACCCATCATGATTAGTGAATTTTACATCGGAAGAAAAACTCGCAGTAACGCTGTAGGAGCTTTTAGAAAGTTAAACCATTCCAACTTTAAATTTATAGGGCTGATGGGAGTTGGAGCTTCGTTTTTAATTATGTTTTTTTACAGCTCTGTAGCAGGATGGGTTTATTCTTATGTTTTTAAAAGTATTATTGGCGAGTTTAACAATATAACCGTTGAAAAATCCAAAGAACTTTTTAACCTAACAATTTCTCATCCTTTTTATCCGATCCTTTGGCAGTTTGTTGTTCTTTTGGTTGTAGCCATAATCTTAATTTTTGGTGTGAAAAAAGGAATAGAACGGGTTACCAAAACCTTGATGCCGGTCTTATTTCTTTTAATTTTAATCATTGACATCCGGGCATTAACCTTAGATGGTGCCCGGGAAGGGGTTAACTTTTTAATTAACGTGGATTTTTCTAAAATAACCCGAGACAGTATTCTCATTGCCTTAGGCCTTGCTTTCTTTAAATTGTCCATAGGTATGGGCACGATGATCACTTACGGCAGTTACTTTACCAGGGAAAACAATATGCCTGCCACAGCGGCAAAAGTGGCCTTTTCCGATACCCTGGTATCCCTTTTAGCCGGTTTGGCTATCTTTCCGGTAGTCTTTACCTTTAATATGGAGCCGGCAGCCGGACCGGGACTTTTGTTTATCACTATTCCTTTGGTCTTTACTAAATTACCTTTGGGAACTGTTCTTTTAACTTTATTCTTTATCCTAACTTCAATCGCAGCGACTACGGCGATGATCTCCATGGTAGAAGTGCCGGTAGCTTATTTTGCCGAAGAAAAAGGTATGGAGAGAAAGAAAGCGGTGCTTTTAACCACTGCAATAATCTTTGTCTTTGGGGTATTTGCTACTTTATCCATGGGTGGAAGCCCGGTAATAAGCAACTTTAAATTATTTGGTAAAAACATCTTTGATTTATTTGATTATGTATCTTCAAACATCCTTTTACCCCTTGGTGGCTTATTTATTGCAATTTTTGTTGGCTATTTTGTAAAAAAAGAAGATTTATACCAGGAACTCGGTAACTTTGGCTTAATAAACAACCAGCGGATTATCGATGTCTTCTATCTTATTGTAAGATACGTAACTCCAATCCTGGTTATTGTAATCTTTTTAAATTCCCTGGGGCTTTTGGGGTAG
- a CDS encoding MoaD/ThiS family protein, with translation MVTVGKKKIEFKEGMTAAEALKIAGVEVDPLTLVIINGWVLTPGELNLYKLADGDEIKLMMVLAGG, from the coding sequence ATGGTTACGGTTGGGAAGAAAAAAATTGAATTTAAAGAAGGAATGACGGCAGCAGAGGCGTTAAAGATAGCCGGAGTTGAGGTTGATCCGTTAACTCTGGTGATAATAAATGGTTGGGTTCTTACCCCCGGAGAATTAAACTTATACAAATTGGCGGATGGCGATGAAATTAAATTAATGATGGTACTTGCGGGAGGATAA